The proteins below come from a single Zhouia spongiae genomic window:
- a CDS encoding AAA family ATPase — protein MSHKKIVITGGPGTGKTSVVEILKQRGHVCFPEISRQVTLEAQKQGIEQLFLEDPLLFSKKLLEGRVSQFKEALNHPEKSVFLDRGIPDVVAYLDYANQTYPPYFTRACEQHTYDKIFLLPPWEDIYISDNERYENFEQAVLIHDHLEAAYKRYGYHLVEVPTGTVDLRADFIEKNL, from the coding sequence GTGAGTCATAAGAAAATTGTTATTACAGGAGGACCCGGAACGGGAAAAACATCAGTGGTAGAAATCTTAAAGCAACGTGGACATGTATGCTTTCCGGAAATTTCGAGACAGGTAACGTTAGAAGCCCAGAAACAAGGGATCGAACAACTGTTTTTAGAAGATCCGCTATTGTTCAGCAAAAAACTGCTCGAAGGAAGAGTCTCTCAATTTAAAGAAGCCCTGAACCATCCGGAAAAAAGTGTTTTCCTCGACAGGGGCATTCCTGATGTAGTAGCTTACCTCGACTATGCCAATCAAACATACCCTCCTTATTTTACCCGGGCCTGTGAACAACATACCTACGATAAAATATTTTTACTCCCCCCATGGGAAGATATCTATATCAGTGATAATGAGCGTTACGAAAATTTTGAGCAGGCCGTCTTAATCCATGACCACCTTGAAGCTGCATACAAAAGATATGGTTATCACTTGGTCGAAGTTCCGACAGGTACTGTAGACCTGAGAGCGGATTTTATTGAAAAAAACCTGTAG
- a CDS encoding DUF493 family protein, giving the protein MENQDNRKAFYEKLRQQLEDTSIWPSQYLYKFIVPTDVDKINQVEALFDNMGAVINTKKSTKGTYTSITISLKMGSPEAVIEKYQQAEKVDGIISL; this is encoded by the coding sequence ATGGAAAACCAGGATAACAGAAAAGCTTTTTACGAAAAGTTAAGACAGCAGTTAGAGGATACATCAATATGGCCGTCCCAGTATTTATATAAATTTATTGTCCCGACTGATGTTGATAAGATCAATCAGGTAGAAGCTTTGTTTGATAATATGGGAGCTGTTATCAACACCAAGAAGTCTACCAAAGGGACATATACGAGTATTACGATTTCTTTAAAAATGGGATCTCCGGAAGCGGTGATAGAAAAGTATCAGCAAGCTGAGAAAGTAGACGGGATTATTTCTCTCTGA